One genomic segment of uncultured Ilyobacter sp. includes these proteins:
- a CDS encoding pseudouridine-5'-phosphate glycosidase, with protein sequence MQFYEKYLDISPEIEEALEKGLPVVALESTIISHGMPYPENVETALEVEKIIRDSGAIPATIAILNGRLKVGLSKDEIDFLGKTGLDAVKTSRRDLPFIISKKLTGATTVASTMIIASIAGIRVFATGGIGGVHRGAETTFDISADLQELAHTNIAVICAGAKSILDIGLTLEYLETNGVPVVGYQTEDLPAFYTRKSGFKVDYKVDSPKEIALALKAKWELGLNGGMVIANPIPEEYSMDHELITEVIENAIIEAEKKNIKGKESTPFLLAKVKELTEGKSLESNIQLVYNNAKLAAEISKELASLNHVKY encoded by the coding sequence ATGCAATTCTATGAAAAATATTTAGACATATCCCCGGAGATCGAGGAAGCCTTAGAAAAAGGTCTCCCTGTAGTGGCGTTAGAGTCCACAATAATATCACACGGGATGCCTTATCCTGAAAATGTAGAGACTGCTCTTGAAGTAGAAAAAATAATAAGAGATAGTGGTGCTATTCCAGCTACCATAGCCATATTAAATGGAAGACTCAAAGTTGGACTTTCAAAGGACGAGATAGATTTTCTTGGAAAAACAGGTTTAGATGCAGTAAAAACTAGCAGAAGGGATCTGCCTTTTATTATATCTAAAAAACTCACAGGCGCTACTACTGTTGCATCTACTATGATCATCGCATCCATTGCAGGGATAAGAGTCTTTGCCACTGGCGGTATAGGGGGTGTACACAGAGGTGCGGAGACAACCTTTGACATATCGGCAGACCTTCAGGAACTTGCCCACACAAATATAGCCGTTATATGTGCAGGGGCCAAATCGATATTAGATATCGGTCTTACACTTGAATACCTTGAGACAAACGGTGTACCTGTAGTAGGATATCAGACAGAGGACCTTCCGGCTTTTTACACCAGAAAAAGCGGATTTAAAGTGGATTACAAGGTGGATAGCCCAAAAGAGATCGCCCTGGCACTAAAGGCCAAATGGGAACTAGGATTAAATGGAGGAATGGTTATAGCAAACCCCATTCCAGAGGAGTACTCCATGGACCATGAGCTTATCACTGAAGTCATAGAAAATGCCATTATAGAGGCAGAAAAAAAGAATATAAAAGGTAAAGAATCTACACCATTCCTTCTTGCAAAAGTAAAAGAACTTACTGAGGGTAAGTCTCTTGAATCAAATATACAGCTTGTATACAACAATGCTAAACTGGCTGCTGAAATCTCAAAAGAACTAGCCTCTCTAAATCACGTTAAATACTAA
- a CDS encoding PfkB family carbohydrate kinase, producing the protein MTEREKEVFDLINSNPLISQEEISEKLKIARSSVAVHISNLMKKGYVLGKGYILKEAPYIAVIGGANIDIEGVPLGVLKMKDSNPGVVNKTFGGVAKNIAENISKLGIDTKLITLVGGDSHGKDLIDYCRKKGIDTSYSTMLERESTSIYISILDEDRDMAVAISHMDIMTKMDIPFIKKRTSVIKGAVLCVVDTNIPLETLEYLLKHFKETKFIVDTVSLEKSKKLKNLLPYIDTLKPNKIEAEILSGIKISTREDTKNAAEIIIKKGVKNIFLSLGKEGVYYSNGTEMGFIETPEITVTTSTGAGDAFLAGVTYGKSERKNIKKQVMYGVSASISVLTNSKIKENDIDIDRINEILKEVKKCNSMKNI; encoded by the coding sequence ATGACTGAACGAGAAAAAGAGGTTTTTGACCTCATCAATTCCAATCCTCTCATATCTCAAGAAGAGATATCAGAAAAACTCAAAATTGCCAGGTCATCTGTGGCTGTTCATATCAGTAATCTCATGAAAAAAGGGTACGTTTTAGGGAAGGGGTATATTTTAAAGGAGGCACCATATATCGCTGTTATCGGAGGAGCTAACATAGATATAGAGGGAGTTCCCCTAGGAGTCTTAAAAATGAAGGATTCTAATCCTGGAGTTGTAAATAAAACCTTTGGGGGAGTTGCAAAAAATATCGCAGAGAACATTTCAAAACTGGGTATTGATACAAAACTCATAACTCTTGTGGGAGGAGATTCTCACGGGAAGGATCTTATAGATTATTGTCGTAAAAAGGGAATAGATACATCTTATTCTACGATGCTTGAAAGAGAATCTACATCTATATATATATCCATACTAGATGAAGATAGAGATATGGCAGTGGCTATCTCCCACATGGATATAATGACAAAGATGGACATCCCTTTCATAAAGAAAAGAACTTCTGTCATAAAAGGGGCAGTTTTATGTGTTGTAGACACAAATATCCCCTTAGAAACACTGGAGTATCTCTTAAAACACTTTAAAGAAACAAAATTCATAGTGGACACTGTTTCACTTGAAAAATCTAAAAAATTAAAAAATCTTCTACCATATATCGACACTTTAAAACCTAATAAAATAGAGGCTGAAATTCTCAGCGGGATAAAAATTTCTACAAGAGAAGATACAAAAAATGCTGCAGAGATAATCATCAAAAAAGGCGTAAAAAACATATTTCTTTCCCTTGGAAAAGAAGGTGTTTATTATTCTAATGGAACTGAAATGGGATTTATAGAGACTCCTGAAATCACTGTGACCACATCTACAGGAGCAGGAGATGCATTTTTAGCAGGAGTAACCTATGGAAAATCTGAGAGGAAGAACATAAAAAAACAGGTGATGTACGGAGTATCTGCCAGCATATCAGTGTTAACAAATAGTAAAATTAAAGAAAACGATATTGACATAGACCGTATTAATGAAATTCTTAAGGAGGTAAAAAAATGCAATTCTATGAAAAATATTTAG
- a CDS encoding PhnA protein, which yields MAKGLDRDRERKSKVLFFGKDLARRSKSSCELCEAKNEKLEIYEVPPATEEPDFDRCMLICEHCKKILNNFNKAGENDLRFLNSAVWSEVPIVKALAIYALRKIRDKYNWAEETLETVYIEEEIEAFLDKIEL from the coding sequence ATGGCAAAGGGTTTAGATAGAGACAGAGAGAGAAAGAGTAAGGTTTTATTTTTTGGAAAGGACCTGGCAAGAAGATCAAAATCAAGCTGTGAATTATGTGAAGCTAAAAATGAAAAACTAGAAATATATGAGGTTCCACCGGCAACTGAAGAACCTGATTTTGATAGATGTATGCTAATATGTGAGCATTGCAAAAAAATATTGAACAATTTCAATAAGGCAGGGGAGAATGATCTGAGATTTCTAAATTCTGCCGTATGGAGTGAGGTACCGATTGTAAAGGCTTTGGCAATTTATGCCTTAAGAAAAATAAGAGACAAGTATAACTGGGCAGAAGAAACTCTGGAGACTGTGTATATAGAGGAAGAAATAGAGGCTTTTCTTGATAAAATAGAACTTTAA
- a CDS encoding ABC transporter substrate-binding protein yields MKKLMASVFMVISLVVYGLEIAAPKAPPSIPLLAMEGIDINFYQDVSTEVVPNIIKKKGEIYIIPVNVGANLYNKGVDIRLVGITSRGLLSLLSSEIENIEELDGEKLYIGGQGSSPDVVMRNILDSRKISPKINYRSSGEIAKLAMAGRINNLVLPEPLATMVLSKNKNFKRVAELKDLWKGKEIPQVGVFVSGKVYDEKSIEVEKFVRDYRKALKRKSEKKLLEKSREEFSLGLSIGELEESMKYMNLTLDTRCKTSVEHYLRALGIKLPGDEFYVW; encoded by the coding sequence ATGAAAAAATTAATGGCATCTGTTTTTATGGTTATATCACTTGTTGTATATGGGCTAGAGATAGCTGCTCCTAAAGCACCTCCGAGCATACCGCTGCTGGCTATGGAGGGGATAGATATAAATTTTTACCAGGATGTTTCCACAGAGGTTGTTCCGAATATAATAAAGAAAAAGGGTGAAATCTATATAATTCCTGTGAATGTGGGGGCCAACCTTTATAACAAGGGTGTGGACATAAGACTTGTAGGAATAACAAGCAGAGGACTTTTGTCTCTTCTATCTAGCGAGATAGAAAATATTGAAGAATTAGACGGGGAAAAACTTTATATAGGGGGGCAGGGGTCATCCCCAGATGTGGTTATGAGGAATATTCTAGACAGCAGAAAGATCTCTCCTAAGATAAATTACAGGTCTTCAGGAGAGATTGCAAAACTTGCCATGGCTGGCAGGATAAACAATCTCGTGCTCCCAGAACCCTTGGCAACTATGGTACTTAGCAAAAACAAAAATTTTAAAAGGGTGGCGGAGCTTAAAGATCTCTGGAAAGGAAAAGAAATTCCCCAGGTAGGAGTATTTGTATCTGGTAAAGTCTATGATGAAAAATCTATAGAGGTAGAGAAATTTGTAAGGGACTACAGAAAGGCTCTTAAAAGAAAAAGTGAGAAAAAACTTTTGGAAAAATCCAGAGAAGAGTTTTCACTAGGACTTAGTATAGGGGAGCTAGAGGAATCTATGAAATATATGAATCTGACACTAGACACAAGGTGTAAAACATCTGTGGAACACTACCTAAGAGCTCTAGGGATAAAACTTCCTGGAGATGAGTTTTATGTCTGGTAA
- a CDS encoding ABC transporter permease subunit: protein MSGKNLKGSIFLLIVWHVISMNTGPLILPSPIRILNVFKDSILTGEGMLETSITLYRFFIAYLASLSFGILCGVWIFKNNAIKNFLWPLITILQSTPVISWVLLALLWFPSEVIPYFILGMFTLPVIIISTFHGLEGTDKKLLEMARVYGVEEREVFSKIMLPSMLSSLMGGIKITVNSSLKVLATAEIIGRLPRGIGGEMNTAWINIETDSLLAWTIYLIILTGLLEKLISTAIKIKWGRYL from the coding sequence ATGTCTGGTAAGAATTTAAAAGGTTCGATTTTTCTTTTGATCGTATGGCATGTGATCTCTATGAATACAGGACCACTGATTTTACCATCTCCTATTAGGATTCTGAATGTTTTTAAAGATAGTATACTTACTGGTGAAGGTATGCTAGAAACTTCTATTACGCTGTACAGATTTTTTATAGCCTATTTGGCCTCTTTGTCCTTTGGTATACTTTGTGGAGTGTGGATTTTCAAAAATAATGCCATAAAAAATTTTTTATGGCCCCTTATAACTATACTTCAATCGACTCCTGTTATATCATGGGTTCTTCTGGCACTGTTATGGTTTCCTTCTGAGGTGATCCCTTATTTTATTCTTGGAATGTTTACTCTTCCCGTGATAATAATAAGTACGTTTCATGGCCTGGAGGGGACAGATAAAAAATTACTGGAGATGGCTAGGGTTTACGGTGTAGAAGAGAGGGAAGTGTTTTCAAAGATAATGCTGCCTTCTATGCTATCCTCCCTCATGGGTGGGATAAAGATAACTGTAAATTCATCACTGAAAGTCCTAGCAACAGCAGAGATCATAGGGCGACTACCTAGAGGTATAGGGGGAGAAATGAATACAGCCTGGATAAATATAGAGACAGACTCCCTGCTGGCATGGACGATATACCTTATAATTCTCACAGGACTATTGGAAAAGCTGATCAGCACAGCTATAAAGATAAAATGGGGAAGGTATTTATGA
- a CDS encoding ABC transporter ATP-binding protein: MIRVENLCKKYGSKIVMDNFNINFEKNKVSVLLGPSGCGKSTLFNILSSLDKEYRGKVGIDGKVSYIFQEDRLIPWLTVEENLKLIHSHGKIIDDVLERFHVDSKARTLARNLSGGEKQRVSIARAFYHGGETILMDEALRSLDMLLKLKIIEEMSDNISRESKTMVIISHDIQEALLIGDRIFILDMEPMRIVHSYDVETPRKNRILKSGELLDLEKEIYEKLLGKKNKMLPK, from the coding sequence ATGATAAGAGTAGAAAACCTATGCAAAAAATACGGGTCTAAAATAGTCATGGATAATTTCAATATAAACTTTGAAAAAAACAAGGTCTCTGTTCTATTGGGACCGTCAGGGTGCGGGAAAAGTACTCTCTTTAATATATTATCTTCTCTAGACAAGGAGTATAGGGGGAAGGTTGGTATAGATGGGAAAGTGAGCTATATTTTTCAAGAGGACAGGCTTATTCCGTGGCTTACAGTCGAGGAAAACCTCAAGTTGATACATTCACATGGAAAAATCATAGATGATGTTCTTGAGAGATTTCATGTGGACTCTAAAGCTAGAACCCTCGCTAGAAATCTGAGCGGTGGAGAAAAACAGAGGGTATCCATAGCCAGGGCTTTTTATCACGGAGGAGAAACCATCCTCATGGATGAAGCTTTGAGATCTCTAGATATGCTGTTAAAATTGAAAATTATAGAGGAGATGTCTGATAATATATCTAGAGAATCCAAGACTATGGTAATAATAAGTCATGATATACAGGAGGCTTTACTCATAGGAGACAGGATATTTATACTAGACATGGAACCTATGAGAATAGTACACAGTTATGACGTAGAAACTCCTAGAAAAAATAGGATTCTAAAGTCTGGAGAACTTTTAGACCTAGAAAAGGAAATTTATGAAAAACTTCTGGGGAAGAAAAATAAAATGCTGCCCAAATAA
- a CDS encoding DUF1540 domain-containing protein, with translation MSKVLDCDAVNCIYNKDKKCHTLAVNVGDKEPLCDTFMAGPSKGGFDDVIGGIGACKVSECSFNKSYECTSKGVHMSIVGDHVDCKTYHKR, from the coding sequence ATGTCTAAAGTTTTGGATTGCGATGCTGTCAACTGTATTTACAACAAGGATAAGAAGTGTCATACCCTGGCTGTAAATGTAGGGGACAAGGAACCGCTATGTGATACTTTTATGGCTGGTCCGTCAAAAGGTGGTTTTGATGACGTTATCGGTGGTATAGGGGCGTGTAAAGTTTCAGAATGTTCTTTTAATAAATCTTATGAGTGTACATCTAAAGGTGTTCATATGTCTATTGTTGGTGATCATGTGGACTGTAAAACTTATCACAAAAGATAG
- a CDS encoding rhodanese-like domain-containing protein, with translation MKKILFVFSVMLFVIGCNSKPKSPEKVSKKIENVSTRRVKKSLNESDTVVIDTRSYDEYNGWDIKGKGIQGHISGAYNLPVSSLEHEVIEASLERKGITKENKIILYGDDTSMAEILSDKGYDVSVYEDGIEEWSKKKYPMEKLPRYESLVPVSWLKKLLEGKEIPEYDGRPVKVFNVGWGENGKFHKNGHIPGSYYVHTGWFEEGPLWNRVSDKDIKSELEKLGITKETLVIVYGDDPMPASRFAIICKYAGVEDVRLVNGGWKAWQEAGYTKEVGIEFPEPVDDFGMKVPGNPEIIIDLPEAEKYLKSKRSDLVSIRSWKEYTGKISGYDYIKPRGRIRGDKWGMGGSDPWHLEDYRAEYGTYMRPYNEILKMWDDLQIDTDKKIAFYCGTGWRASEVLFYAYVMGLNKISLYDGGWKEWSENPETEDKILTGEPENLNEEKY, from the coding sequence TTGAAAAAAATCCTGTTTGTATTTTCAGTAATGCTTTTCGTTATAGGCTGTAATAGTAAGCCTAAAAGTCCGGAAAAAGTTTCAAAAAAAATTGAAAATGTGTCTACGAGAAGGGTGAAAAAGAGCCTAAATGAGTCAGATACAGTGGTGATTGATACAAGAAGTTATGATGAATATAATGGCTGGGATATCAAAGGGAAAGGGATACAGGGTCATATCAGTGGGGCTTACAATCTACCTGTTTCTTCTCTAGAGCATGAGGTTATAGAAGCCTCCCTTGAGAGAAAAGGGATAACTAAGGAAAATAAGATAATTTTATATGGTGACGATACAAGTATGGCAGAGATACTTTCTGATAAGGGCTATGATGTGTCTGTTTATGAGGATGGAATAGAAGAGTGGAGTAAGAAAAAATATCCCATGGAAAAACTTCCAAGATATGAATCTCTTGTACCTGTGAGCTGGTTAAAAAAATTACTTGAAGGAAAAGAGATCCCTGAGTATGATGGCAGACCTGTAAAAGTTTTTAATGTAGGTTGGGGAGAAAATGGTAAATTTCATAAAAACGGTCATATTCCAGGGTCTTATTACGTTCATACAGGCTGGTTTGAAGAGGGGCCTCTCTGGAATAGGGTGAGCGATAAAGATATAAAAAGTGAACTTGAAAAATTGGGGATAACCAAAGAAACTCTTGTAATTGTTTACGGAGATGACCCTATGCCTGCGTCAAGATTTGCGATAATATGTAAATATGCAGGTGTTGAAGACGTAAGACTTGTAAACGGTGGATGGAAAGCTTGGCAGGAAGCAGGGTATACTAAAGAGGTTGGTATAGAGTTTCCTGAACCTGTGGATGATTTTGGTATGAAAGTTCCTGGGAATCCTGAGATTATAATAGATCTTCCTGAGGCCGAAAAATACTTGAAAAGCAAAAGAAGCGATCTTGTGAGTATTAGAAGTTGGAAAGAATATACAGGAAAAATAAGTGGCTATGATTATATTAAGCCAAGAGGAAGGATAAGAGGGGACAAATGGGGGATGGGTGGATCTGACCCTTGGCATCTAGAGGATTATCGTGCAGAATACGGAACTTACATGAGACCTTATAACGAGATTCTAAAGATGTGGGACGATTTACAAATAGATACAGACAAAAAGATCGCCTTTTACTGCGGGACAGGTTGGAGAGCCAGTGAAGTTCTTTTCTATGCTTATGTCATGGGATTAAATAAAATATCCCTTTATGATGGTGGATGGAAGGAATGGTCAGAAAATCCGGAAACTGAGGACAAAATTTTGACAGGTGAACCTGAAAACTTAAATGAAGAAAAATATTAA
- a CDS encoding NAD(P)/FAD-dependent oxidoreductase, translating into MTFDFDLIVIGAGAGGLTCAITAKGFGKSVLLIEKDKTGGECTWSGCVPSKALINISKDIHSAKKYCDFKPDTLEIMRDVRSVIQDVYSYETPEVLEKMGINFLKGEAEFTENKTVKVGENTFNGKSIIIATGSSPLIPQIPGLNTVEYLTNESLFKLEDLPDSMIILGGGAIGVEMAQALTRIGVEIHLVEMLNNILFREEQEFAHILREKLADEGVNIHINTKAVEVKKDGDKIILSVEKNGEKIELSAGSILVAVGRKPNTESLKLESAGIEYNKKGIEVDKHLQTNIHNIYAVGDVASPYQFSHMANYQGIIAVQNALTPLKKSVDYSHVAWTTFTQPELASAGLTEEEAREKHDNIHVYFLEKDELDRAKTKKDDIFKIKIICDNKKRILGAQILADRAGELICEIQAIKANSLSLDKLSAVIHPYPTYAEAFSKLGKKAYVDKLMDNPIVNLMKSIKH; encoded by the coding sequence ATGACTTTTGACTTTGACCTCATTGTAATAGGAGCAGGGGCAGGAGGATTGACCTGTGCCATTACTGCCAAAGGCTTTGGCAAATCAGTACTCCTTATAGAAAAAGACAAAACCGGAGGAGAATGCACCTGGTCTGGATGTGTCCCCAGCAAGGCCCTCATAAATATATCAAAAGATATCCACTCTGCAAAAAAATACTGTGATTTTAAGCCTGACACATTGGAAATAATGAGAGACGTGAGAAGTGTAATCCAGGATGTATACTCATACGAAACTCCTGAAGTCCTTGAAAAAATGGGAATTAATTTTCTCAAGGGAGAAGCTGAATTCACAGAAAATAAGACAGTCAAAGTGGGAGAAAACACATTTAACGGAAAGAGCATTATTATTGCAACAGGCTCTTCCCCACTCATCCCTCAGATTCCGGGATTAAACACTGTGGAATACCTTACAAACGAGTCTTTGTTTAAGCTTGAAGATCTTCCTGACTCCATGATCATATTAGGCGGTGGGGCCATAGGCGTTGAAATGGCACAGGCTTTAACCCGTATAGGGGTCGAGATTCACCTAGTGGAGATGCTAAACAATATCCTTTTCAGGGAGGAGCAGGAGTTTGCCCACATCCTTAGGGAAAAACTTGCAGATGAAGGTGTCAATATCCATATAAATACAAAGGCTGTAGAAGTAAAAAAAGATGGAGACAAGATTATCCTGTCGGTGGAAAAAAATGGTGAAAAAATAGAGTTATCTGCTGGGTCCATATTGGTGGCTGTAGGCAGAAAGCCAAATACAGAATCTCTAAAGCTTGAAAGTGCGGGAATAGAGTATAATAAAAAGGGTATAGAGGTGGACAAGCACCTCCAGACAAATATTCATAATATATATGCTGTAGGAGATGTTGCAAGCCCTTATCAATTTTCACATATGGCAAATTATCAGGGGATTATAGCTGTTCAAAATGCCCTCACGCCTCTTAAAAAATCAGTAGACTACTCACATGTAGCATGGACCACATTTACCCAGCCTGAGCTCGCCAGTGCAGGTCTGACTGAAGAAGAAGCCCGTGAAAAACACGACAATATTCATGTTTATTTTCTAGAAAAAGATGAACTAGACAGGGCAAAGACAAAAAAAGACGATATCTTTAAAATTAAAATTATTTGTGACAACAAAAAAAGAATTTTGGGAGCCCAAATCTTAGCTGACAGAGCAGGGGAACTAATATGCGAAATACAGGCAATAAAAGCAAATTCTCTTTCCCTAGACAAGCTCTCTGCTGTAATTCACCCCTATCCTACATATGCAGAAGCATTTAGTAAACTTGGTAAAAAAGCATATGTGGACAAACTTATGGACAATCCCATAGTAAATCTTATGAAATCTATAAAACACTAA
- a CDS encoding low specificity L-threonine aldolase: MERTFASDNFSGVDPKIMEKLIEANQGHTFAYGLDPITIKAKEKFKEVFGDVEVFFVYNGTGCNVLALEAMKGRATCVLCPETAHIFQDEAGAPTKITGMQLLPVPSEDGKFSIKAAEKFLSFKGSFHKPEAHIISITQATEIGTVYTPAEIRNISAFAKRNNMLLHMDGTRLSNAAAALGCSLKEMTADCGVDVLSFGGTKNGLMFGEAIVFFKKELAEDFQRLRKQNLQLHSKMRFISAQYLGLLEDNLWHKNASTANRMAKYLKRKLVNLGVEVTNDVMANIVFAKIPMDAVAEMQEFSYFYLWNEYKKESRFVMSFDITEEDIDIFMDKLEDVLKNQSICLSEGTCCAS; encoded by the coding sequence ATGGAAAGAACGTTTGCAAGTGACAATTTTAGCGGGGTAGACCCAAAGATTATGGAAAAACTTATAGAGGCCAACCAGGGACATACCTTCGCCTACGGATTGGACCCTATAACTATAAAAGCCAAAGAAAAATTCAAAGAAGTTTTTGGAGATGTAGAAGTATTTTTCGTATACAACGGAACCGGGTGCAACGTGCTAGCACTAGAGGCTATGAAGGGGAGAGCAACATGTGTCCTCTGCCCTGAGACGGCTCATATATTCCAGGACGAAGCCGGGGCGCCTACTAAGATAACCGGGATGCAGCTGCTTCCTGTCCCATCTGAAGACGGGAAATTCAGCATAAAGGCAGCTGAGAAATTCCTATCTTTTAAAGGATCTTTTCACAAGCCAGAGGCTCATATAATCTCTATAACTCAGGCTACAGAGATAGGGACGGTATACACTCCTGCTGAAATAAGAAATATTTCTGCCTTTGCAAAAAGAAACAACATGCTTCTTCACATGGACGGTACCAGACTTTCAAATGCTGCTGCAGCCCTAGGATGTTCTCTGAAAGAGATGACTGCTGACTGCGGTGTAGATGTATTATCCTTCGGAGGTACAAAAAACGGTCTTATGTTTGGAGAGGCCATCGTATTTTTCAAAAAAGAGCTTGCTGAAGATTTTCAAAGACTTCGTAAGCAAAACCTTCAGCTTCATTCAAAGATGAGATTTATATCTGCTCAGTATTTAGGACTTTTAGAGGACAACTTATGGCACAAAAATGCATCTACAGCCAACAGAATGGCAAAGTATCTAAAGAGAAAACTTGTCAACCTAGGTGTAGAAGTAACAAATGACGTCATGGCAAACATTGTCTTTGCCAAGATACCTATGGATGCAGTTGCAGAGATGCAGGAATTTTCATACTTTTACCTATGGAATGAATACAAAAAAGAATCTAGATTTGTAATGTCATTTGATATAACAGAAGAAGATATCGATATTTTTATGGATAAATTAGAGGATGTATTAAAAAATCAAAGTATATGTTTGTCTGAAGGGACATGCTGTGCTTCGTAA
- a CDS encoding IclR family transcriptional regulator C-terminal domain-containing protein, translating to MKLIQSIQRAIDIINCFDNNNKTLTLNNISEKLGLNINTTRGITNTLVFNNLLDHNVENNTYSLGSFYITKSNLSYSNTVNKIKIIAKPYLKELAEKYKVSSRLQIVFGSEIMSVKTVNPESSYYILATEDYQPLPLHATSSGKLFLKYSKNAPAFEDLNFEKYTKFTIPDKNILLENLKKIDKNGYSSEFGETGLGISSIAVPIFNKDNTLFATVSITGLTPVIEDIVKEASEEMLKYKEVITEEFWSTM from the coding sequence ATGAAATTAATTCAGTCGATACAAAGAGCGATAGATATAATAAATTGCTTTGACAATAATAATAAAACTTTGACTTTAAATAATATCAGCGAGAAATTAGGATTAAATATCAATACCACCAGAGGTATTACAAATACTTTAGTATTTAATAATCTTTTAGATCACAATGTGGAAAATAACACCTATTCTCTGGGAAGTTTTTATATTACAAAATCCAATCTGTCATACTCAAATACAGTAAATAAAATTAAAATTATAGCAAAGCCTTATCTGAAAGAACTTGCAGAAAAATATAAAGTTTCAAGCAGGCTTCAGATAGTTTTTGGATCAGAAATTATGAGTGTAAAAACAGTTAATCCAGAGAGTTCATACTACATCCTGGCAACTGAAGATTATCAGCCTCTCCCTTTACATGCGACATCTTCAGGAAAATTATTTTTAAAATATAGTAAAAATGCCCCTGCTTTTGAAGATTTAAATTTTGAAAAATATACAAAATTTACCATTCCAGATAAAAATATACTGTTAGAAAATCTTAAAAAGATAGATAAAAATGGCTACTCTTCAGAGTTTGGAGAAACAGGACTAGGTATAAGTAGTATCGCAGTTCCGATTTTTAATAAAGACAACACATTATTCGCCACTGTATCAATAACAGGCTTGACTCCGGTGATTGAAGACATTGTAAAAGAGGCCTCTGAAGAAATGTTAAAATATAAAGAAGTAATTACAGAGGAATTCTGGAGCACCATGTAA
- a CDS encoding agmatinase family protein — MENKPICYVPGRKIPELYSGTPTFLGLPKISDEETLKKSDIVIMGVPWEGVCTYGNYSMCELATKTIREASVRYGGFLPEFDIDVFDHFTGGDFGDSITQNGNYDLTFRNMREKYSQILEAKKFPVVFGGDHSISYPLISEFAKAHKGRVGVIHFDAHMDNMDSFGEEKYARCSPFHRLYEDENIDPTKMVHIGIRGPRNNPSGLKEAKKYGATVITGMEIKMKGYIESVKKAIEIAKNDTDAVYVTICSDILDIANNPAGPPDPCGLTTFELAMMLYECGKAGVDGFDYVEIYPGKDPHGTSSHTAVWMTIYLLAGKAERKAKGL, encoded by the coding sequence ATGGAAAACAAACCAATTTGTTATGTACCAGGGCGTAAAATACCTGAGCTTTACAGTGGGACACCTACGTTTTTAGGTCTGCCTAAGATATCAGATGAGGAGACTTTAAAAAAATCTGATATAGTTATTATGGGGGTACCTTGGGAAGGAGTATGCACATACGGGAATTATTCGATGTGTGAACTAGCCACAAAAACCATAAGAGAGGCATCAGTGAGATACGGAGGATTTTTACCTGAATTTGACATTGATGTTTTTGATCATTTTACCGGAGGAGACTTTGGGGATTCAATAACTCAGAATGGAAATTATGATCTGACTTTCAGGAACATGAGAGAGAAATATTCTCAAATTTTAGAAGCTAAGAAATTCCCTGTTGTTTTCGGGGGGGATCATTCAATTTCCTATCCGTTAATTAGTGAATTTGCAAAGGCTCATAAAGGAAGAGTCGGAGTTATCCACTTTGATGCCCACATGGATAATATGGATTCGTTTGGAGAAGAAAAGTATGCAAGATGTTCTCCATTTCATAGATTATATGAAGATGAAAATATAGATCCTACTAAAATGGTTCATATTGGTATAAGAGGACCTAGAAATAATCCATCTGGACTCAAAGAGGCTAAAAAATACGGTGCTACTGTTATAACAGGAATGGAAATAAAAATGAAGGGCTATATAGAGTCAGTAAAAAAAGCTATTGAAATTGCTAAGAATGATACAGATGCAGTTTATGTAACGATATGTTCTGACATACTGGATATTGCAAATAATCCGGCGGGGCCTCCTGATCCGTGTGGATTAACAACTTTTGAACTGGCAATGATGCTTTATGAATGTGGAAAAGCAGGAGTAGACGGATTTGACTACGTTGAAATCTACCCTGGGAAGGATCCGCATGGAACTTCTTCACACACTGCTGTATGGATGACTATTTATTTGTTGGCTGGAAAAGCGGAAAGGAAAGCTAAGGGGCTTTAA